From a single Vibrio tubiashii genomic region:
- the pyrH gene encoding UMP kinase, giving the protein MTTNPKPAYQRILLKLSGEALQGEEGFGIDPAILDRMAQEVKELVELGVQVGVVIGGGNLFRGAGLAEAGMNRVVGDHMGMLATVMNGLAMRDALHRAYVNARVMSAIPLKGVCDDYNWADAIRELRQGRVVIFSAGTGNPFFTTDSAACLRGIEIEADVVLKATKVDGVFTADPVANPDAELYDKLSFNAVLEKELKVMDLAAFTLARDHKMPIRVFNMNKPGALRRVVMGEAEGTLISDAE; this is encoded by the coding sequence ATGACTACGAACCCTAAACCAGCATATCAACGTATTCTGTTAAAACTAAGTGGTGAAGCACTTCAAGGCGAAGAAGGTTTTGGCATCGATCCAGCAATCCTTGATCGTATGGCCCAAGAAGTAAAAGAGTTGGTTGAGCTTGGTGTTCAAGTTGGTGTCGTTATCGGTGGTGGTAACTTGTTCCGTGGTGCAGGCCTTGCTGAAGCGGGTATGAACCGTGTTGTTGGTGACCACATGGGTATGCTAGCGACGGTAATGAACGGTCTTGCGATGCGTGATGCGCTGCACCGTGCTTACGTAAACGCGCGTGTAATGTCAGCAATCCCTCTAAAAGGTGTCTGTGATGACTACAACTGGGCAGATGCGATTCGTGAACTGCGTCAAGGCCGCGTTGTTATCTTCTCAGCAGGTACAGGTAACCCATTCTTTACCACAGATTCTGCTGCATGTTTGCGCGGAATCGAGATCGAAGCGGACGTAGTTCTAAAAGCGACAAAAGTAGATGGCGTATTTACTGCTGACCCAGTAGCAAACCCAGACGCAGAGCTGTATGATAAGCTTTCGTTCAATGCTGTTCTTGAAAAAGAACTGAAAGTAATGGATTTGGCAGCATTTACACTAGCACGTGACCACAAAATGCCAATCCGTGTATTCAATATGAATAAGCCAGGCGCACTACGTCGCGTGGTTATGGGTGAAGCAGAAGGCACGCTAATCAGCGACGCTGAGTAA
- a CDS encoding isoprenyl transferase codes for MQNSLLSPDLLPKHIAIIMDGNGRWAKAQGKPRVFGHKNGVAAVRKAISTSAKLGIKAITLFAFSSENWRRPEEEVGVLMELFITVLSTEVKKLHKNNLRLRVIGDTSRFNERLQNKIAQAEALTEGNTGMVINIAANYGGKWDIMQATKAISAKVAAGELTQDEISEELITEHLTMADLPEVDLMIRTSGECRISNFMLWQMAYAEMYFTPIYWPEFDENSLIEAVTWFVNRERRFGCTGEQVKALMESE; via the coding sequence ATGCAAAACTCACTACTCTCTCCTGATTTACTCCCGAAACATATCGCAATCATCATGGATGGCAACGGTCGTTGGGCTAAAGCTCAAGGTAAGCCGCGCGTCTTTGGTCACAAGAATGGTGTCGCTGCTGTACGTAAAGCGATTTCGACGTCTGCAAAACTTGGTATCAAAGCGATCACATTGTTTGCGTTTAGTAGTGAAAACTGGCGTCGTCCAGAAGAGGAAGTGGGTGTCTTGATGGAGCTGTTTATTACAGTTCTCTCTACAGAAGTTAAAAAACTGCACAAGAACAACTTACGCTTACGCGTTATTGGTGACACTTCGCGCTTTAATGAGCGCTTGCAAAACAAGATTGCTCAAGCTGAGGCTTTGACCGAAGGCAATACGGGCATGGTGATCAATATAGCGGCTAACTATGGTGGTAAGTGGGATATTATGCAGGCGACGAAAGCAATTTCAGCTAAGGTTGCCGCTGGTGAACTGACTCAAGATGAGATTAGTGAAGAACTCATCACAGAGCACCTCACAATGGCAGATTTACCTGAAGTTGATTTAATGATTCGAACCAGTGGCGAATGCCGCATCAGTAACTTTATGCTGTGGCAGATGGCTTACGCGGAAATGTATTTCACACCGATTTACTGGCCAGAGTTCGATGAAAATAGCTTGATAGAAGCTGTAACTTGGTTTGTTAACCGTGAGCGCCGTTTCGGCTGTACTGGTGAGCAAGTTAAAGCTCTAATGGAAAGCGAATAA
- a CDS encoding phosphatidate cytidylyltransferase: MKQRIITALILAPLVILGIFKLSLPLFMIAIAAVTLIGFWEWTQFVDAPSRMIALIPTALVSAATIWLVPSDALSLNLITQPHYIILALGCIWWLAASALAVTYPKSSSLWQNSNLLRYSFGILTLLPFFWSVLMLRAEAIEADPYHGARLVLYVCFIVWAADSGAYFAGKSLGKNKMAPHVSPNKTIEGLIGGIITAILVGWGTAYWFDIQFANGWVMVGITLVTVVISVLGDLVESMFKRVAGIKDSSNIIPGHGGVLDRIDSLTAAFPVFAFLYFTF, encoded by the coding sequence TTGAAACAAAGAATTATAACGGCACTTATTTTAGCGCCATTGGTAATATTAGGGATATTCAAACTTTCTCTCCCTCTATTTATGATTGCCATCGCGGCAGTGACCTTGATTGGTTTTTGGGAATGGACTCAATTTGTTGATGCTCCTTCTCGAATGATCGCACTGATTCCAACCGCATTAGTGAGTGCTGCGACAATTTGGTTAGTGCCCTCAGATGCACTGAGTCTGAATCTTATCACTCAACCCCATTACATCATTTTAGCCTTGGGCTGCATTTGGTGGTTGGCTGCCAGTGCGCTTGCCGTTACTTATCCTAAATCGTCGAGCCTATGGCAAAACTCCAACTTGCTTCGCTATAGCTTTGGCATTTTGACTCTATTGCCGTTTTTCTGGAGCGTACTCATGTTACGTGCAGAAGCGATTGAGGCTGATCCTTATCACGGTGCTAGACTGGTTTTATACGTTTGCTTTATTGTTTGGGCAGCAGACAGTGGTGCTTATTTTGCCGGTAAGAGCTTGGGCAAGAACAAGATGGCGCCACATGTGAGTCCAAATAAAACCATTGAAGGTTTAATCGGCGGGATTATTACAGCAATTCTCGTTGGTTGGGGAACGGCTTATTGGTTCGATATTCAGTTTGCCAATGGCTGGGTCATGGTCGGTATTACACTTGTTACTGTCGTGATTTCAGTGCTTGGAGACTTGGTTGAGAGTATGTTCAAACGAGTGGCTGGTATTAAAGACAGCAGCAATATTATCCCAGGGCATGGTGGCGTTCTTGACCGTATAGACAGTTTAACCGCCGCTTTCCCTGTGTTCGCATTCCTCTACTTCACATTTTAA
- the ispC gene encoding 1-deoxy-D-xylulose-5-phosphate reductoisomerase, with product MRKLTILGATGSIGASTFKVIEQNPEKFSVVALAAGQNVEKMRQLCQKWQPKYAVMADEQAALKLKAQLIDLKINTEVRSGVDAMCEISSCDEVDTVMAAIVGAAGLLPTMAAVEAGKRVLLANKEALVMSGKLFIDAVEKHGAELLPVDSEHNAIFQCLSSDIQTNLGRCDLNAHGISHILLTGSGGPFRYRDIDSLASVTPEQAIAHPNWSMGPKISVDSATMMNKGLEYIEAKWLFNTAREQLKVLIHPQSVIHSMVQYRDGSVLAQMGEPDMATPIALTLSYPERVNAGVAPLDFTKVGELTFLEPDFARYPCLKLAIDACYEGQHATTLLNAANEVAVEAFLQRQLKFTDIAVVNEQVLTKLTASVSSSHCRDLESIVELDRMARELAANTISERKL from the coding sequence ATGCGTAAGTTAACGATTTTAGGTGCGACAGGCTCAATTGGAGCAAGCACATTCAAAGTCATCGAGCAAAACCCTGAAAAGTTCTCTGTGGTAGCGCTTGCTGCTGGGCAGAACGTCGAAAAAATGCGTCAGCTGTGTCAGAAATGGCAACCTAAGTATGCAGTGATGGCTGACGAACAAGCTGCATTGAAACTAAAAGCTCAGTTAATCGATCTAAAAATTAACACCGAAGTGAGATCGGGTGTTGATGCCATGTGTGAGATTTCATCTTGTGATGAGGTTGATACCGTTATGGCAGCGATTGTTGGTGCAGCTGGCTTATTGCCGACTATGGCGGCAGTTGAAGCCGGTAAGCGTGTACTGCTTGCAAACAAAGAAGCGCTAGTGATGTCTGGCAAGCTGTTTATCGATGCAGTTGAAAAGCATGGCGCTGAGCTTCTCCCTGTCGATAGCGAACACAATGCTATTTTTCAGTGCTTATCTAGTGATATTCAAACCAATCTTGGCCGTTGCGATCTAAACGCACATGGTATCTCTCATATCTTGCTAACGGGCTCTGGTGGGCCATTCCGCTATCGCGATATTGATTCGCTGGCTAGTGTGACTCCGGAGCAGGCGATTGCTCACCCTAACTGGTCAATGGGGCCAAAGATCTCGGTAGATTCTGCGACCATGATGAATAAGGGTCTTGAGTACATTGAAGCTAAGTGGTTATTCAATACCGCTCGTGAGCAGCTTAAAGTTTTGATTCATCCTCAGTCTGTGATTCACTCTATGGTGCAGTATCGAGATGGCTCGGTACTCGCTCAAATGGGCGAGCCAGATATGGCCACACCTATTGCACTCACACTCTCTTATCCTGAGCGTGTCAATGCAGGTGTAGCACCATTAGATTTCACTAAAGTCGGTGAACTGACCTTCCTTGAGCCTGATTTCGCTCGTTACCCCTGTCTTAAACTGGCGATTGATGCTTGTTACGAAGGACAACATGCGACCACCTTGCTCAACGCGGCGAATGAAGTGGCTGTTGAAGCTTTCTTACAACGCCAACTTAAATTTACCGATATCGCAGTGGTTAACGAACAAGTGTTAACCAAGCTGACTGCCTCTGTTAGCTCGTCACACTGTCGTGACTTGGAAAGCATTGTTGAGCTAGATAGAATGGCAAGAGAGTTAGCAGCCAATACCATAAGTGAGCGTAAGCTATGA
- the rseP gene encoding sigma E protease regulator RseP, translated as MTGIIWNFVSFIIALGILVAVHEFGHFWVARRCGVKVEKFSIGFGKSIWSKVGKDGTEYSISVIPLGGYVKMLDGRVDDLAQGEHEFAFDRKPLWKRTAIVAAGPVFNFLFAIFAYWLVFLIGVPAVKPVVGQVTPYSIAAEAGLESGMELKAVSGVKTADWESVNMGLISHIGDKQLTMTVAPADGIGVEQTKVFDLTNWNFDPEKESAMSALGFVPFTPQITAKLTNVSEGGAGERAGLMSGDLLTKIGGVEITQWQQVVESIQNNPNTPIALEIERDGERLVLTITPDSRELSNDRVIGFAGIAPEVAEWPENYRFDLQFGVIESIGKAVEKTGQVIDLTISMLKKLIVGDVGLNNLSGPISIAKGAGTTADYGLVYFLGFLALISVNLGIINLVPLPMLDGGHLLFFAIEAVIRRPVPEKIQEMGYRVGGAIIFSLMAVAIFNDFVRL; from the coding sequence ATGACGGGTATCATCTGGAATTTTGTTTCTTTTATCATTGCTCTTGGCATCTTAGTTGCCGTGCATGAGTTCGGTCACTTTTGGGTGGCCCGCCGCTGCGGAGTTAAAGTCGAAAAGTTCTCGATCGGTTTTGGTAAATCCATTTGGAGCAAGGTCGGGAAAGACGGTACTGAATACAGCATTTCAGTCATTCCGTTAGGCGGCTATGTAAAAATGCTCGATGGCCGGGTTGATGATTTGGCGCAAGGTGAGCATGAGTTTGCGTTTGACCGTAAGCCACTTTGGAAACGCACTGCTATCGTTGCAGCAGGGCCTGTCTTTAACTTCTTGTTTGCGATCTTTGCATACTGGCTAGTTTTCTTGATCGGCGTGCCTGCGGTTAAGCCGGTGGTTGGCCAAGTGACCCCATATTCAATAGCTGCTGAAGCAGGTTTAGAGTCTGGGATGGAACTAAAAGCGGTTTCTGGCGTCAAAACTGCGGATTGGGAATCGGTCAATATGGGTTTGATCTCTCATATTGGTGATAAACAGTTAACCATGACGGTTGCTCCGGCAGACGGTATCGGTGTCGAGCAAACCAAGGTTTTTGACTTAACCAATTGGAACTTTGACCCTGAGAAAGAGTCTGCTATGTCAGCGCTTGGGTTTGTTCCTTTTACACCACAAATTACCGCTAAGCTGACCAATGTTTCAGAAGGTGGAGCAGGTGAAAGAGCAGGGCTGATGAGTGGTGACTTACTGACTAAGATCGGTGGTGTCGAAATCACTCAATGGCAGCAAGTGGTTGAGAGCATTCAGAACAACCCTAACACGCCAATAGCGCTTGAAATTGAGCGTGATGGAGAGCGTTTAGTCTTAACGATTACACCAGACAGTCGTGAGCTATCAAACGACCGAGTGATTGGTTTTGCTGGAATCGCACCTGAGGTCGCAGAATGGCCAGAAAATTATCGCTTCGATCTTCAATTTGGTGTAATTGAATCAATCGGAAAGGCGGTTGAGAAAACTGGGCAAGTCATCGATTTAACCATCAGCATGTTGAAAAAACTGATTGTTGGTGATGTCGGACTGAATAATTTAAGTGGGCCTATTTCGATCGCGAAAGGAGCCGGGACAACAGCCGATTATGGCTTAGTTTACTTCCTAGGGTTCCTGGCATTAATCAGTGTGAACTTAGGGATTATTAACCTTGTACCGTTGCCAATGTTGGACGGCGGACATTTATTGTTTTTTGCTATTGAGGCTGTAATAAGACGTCCAGTTCCAGAAAAAATTCAGGAAATGGGTTACCGTGTAGGCGGTGCAATTATCTTCTCTCTTATGGCAGTGGCAATTTTCAATGATTTTGTCCGTCTGTAA
- the rpsB gene encoding 30S ribosomal protein S2, translated as MATVSMRDMLKAGVHFGHQTRYWNPKMKPFIFGARNKVHIINLEKTVPMFNDALAELAKVGEKKGKVLFVGTKRAASEAVKEAAIASNQFYVNNRWLGGMLTNYKTVRQSIKRLKDLEAQAQDGTFDKLTKKEALMRTREMEKLEKSLGGIKDMGGLPDALFVIDADHEHIAIKEANNLGIPVYAVVDTNSNPDGVDYIIPGNDDAIRAVQLYLNAAATSVTEGRNKDVAVAAEKDGFVEAE; from the coding sequence ATGGCAACTGTATCAATGCGCGATATGTTAAAAGCTGGTGTTCACTTCGGTCACCAGACTCGTTACTGGAACCCAAAAATGAAGCCATTCATCTTTGGTGCTCGTAACAAGGTTCATATCATCAACCTAGAAAAAACTGTACCAATGTTCAACGACGCTCTAGCTGAACTAGCTAAAGTTGGCGAGAAGAAAGGTAAAGTTCTATTCGTTGGTACTAAGCGCGCTGCATCTGAAGCTGTTAAAGAAGCTGCAATCGCAAGCAACCAGTTCTACGTAAACAACCGCTGGTTAGGCGGTATGCTTACAAACTACAAAACTGTTCGTCAGTCAATCAAGCGTCTAAAAGATCTTGAAGCTCAAGCTCAAGACGGTACTTTTGATAAGCTAACTAAGAAAGAAGCTCTAATGCGTACTCGTGAAATGGAGAAGCTAGAGAAGTCTCTTGGTGGTATCAAAGATATGGGCGGCCTACCAGACGCTCTATTCGTAATCGACGCTGATCACGAGCACATTGCGATTAAAGAAGCAAACAACCTAGGTATTCCAGTTTACGCTGTAGTAGATACTAACTCTAACCCAGACGGCGTTGACTACATCATCCCAGGTAACGACGATGCGATCCGTGCAGTTCAGCTTTACCTAAACGCTGCTGCAACTTCAGTAACTGAAGGTCGTAACAAAGACGTAGCTGTTGCTGCTGAAAAAGATGGTTTCGTAGAAGCTGAATAA
- the tsf gene encoding translation elongation factor Ts has product MAVTAALVKELRERTGAGMMECKKALVEANADIELAIENMRKSGAAKAAKKAGNVAAEGAIIIKEENGVAVLLEVNCQTDFVAKDGNFTAFAEKVAADALASKASVEELVAKFEEERVALVAKIGENINIRRVQYVEGSAIASYRHGEKIGVVVAGEGDAETLKHVAMHVAASKPEYVNPEDVPADVVAKEKEVQVEIAMNEGKPAEIAEKMVVGRMKKFTGEISLTGQAFIMEPKKSVGEMLKEKGASVATFVRLEVGEGIEKAEEMSFAEEVAAAQKG; this is encoded by the coding sequence ATGGCTGTTACTGCTGCTCTAGTTAAAGAACTGCGCGAACGTACTGGCGCAGGCATGATGGAATGTAAGAAAGCGCTTGTTGAAGCAAACGCTGACATCGAACTAGCAATCGAAAACATGCGTAAATCAGGTGCTGCTAAAGCTGCTAAGAAAGCAGGTAACGTAGCTGCTGAAGGCGCAATCATCATCAAAGAAGAAAACGGTGTTGCTGTTCTTCTTGAAGTTAACTGCCAAACTGACTTCGTTGCTAAAGATGGTAACTTCACTGCATTTGCAGAGAAAGTTGCAGCTGACGCTCTAGCATCTAAAGCTTCTGTTGAAGAACTAGTAGCTAAATTCGAAGAAGAGCGTGTTGCTCTAGTTGCTAAGATCGGTGAAAACATCAACATCCGTCGCGTTCAATACGTTGAAGGTTCTGCTATCGCTTCTTACCGTCACGGCGAGAAGATCGGTGTAGTTGTTGCTGGTGAAGGCGACGCTGAAACTCTTAAGCACGTTGCAATGCACGTTGCTGCTTCTAAGCCAGAGTACGTTAACCCAGAAGACGTACCAGCTGACGTAGTTGCTAAAGAGAAAGAAGTTCAAGTTGAAATCGCTATGAACGAAGGCAAGCCTGCTGAGATCGCTGAGAAGATGGTTGTTGGCCGCATGAAGAAATTCACTGGCGAAATCTCTCTAACTGGTCAAGCGTTCATCATGGAGCCTAAGAAATCTGTTGGCGAAATGCTGAAAGAAAAAGGCGCTTCTGTTGCTACATTCGTTCGCCTAGAAGTAGGTGAAGGTATCGAGAAAGCAGAAGAAATGAGCTTCGCTGAAGAAGTAGCTGCTGCTCAAAAAGGTTAA
- the map gene encoding type I methionyl aminopeptidase, with protein sequence MSIKIKTAEEIERMRLAGALAAEILEMIEPHIKEGVTTDELNQICHDYGIEKGAYSAPLDYHGFPKSICTSINHIVCHGIPASEDEVGSNGQLKPAILKNGDIINVDITVIIPDDEGADLSVRPQGYHGDTSKMFFVGDVSPADKRLCMVTQEALYVGMRKVKPGATVGDIGTAIEKYIKENNKKNPRNKFSIVKDFCGHGIGNEFHEEPQIVHYKNNDRRVLKEGMCFTIEPMINAGKFGVSVDAEDDWTVYTGDGKKSAQYEHTILVTKTGCEVLTLRSDDTIPRMMNNA encoded by the coding sequence ATGTCAATCAAGATTAAAACAGCTGAAGAAATCGAACGTATGAGACTCGCGGGCGCTTTGGCCGCTGAGATCCTAGAGATGATCGAACCTCACATCAAAGAGGGTGTGACTACAGATGAATTGAACCAGATTTGTCACGATTACGGGATTGAAAAAGGCGCCTACTCTGCCCCACTTGATTACCACGGATTTCCAAAATCAATCTGTACTTCAATCAACCATATCGTCTGCCATGGTATCCCTGCCTCTGAGGACGAAGTGGGTAGCAACGGTCAACTAAAGCCTGCGATCCTTAAGAATGGCGACATCATCAACGTCGACATTACGGTTATCATTCCAGATGATGAAGGTGCAGACCTAAGCGTTCGCCCACAAGGTTACCACGGCGACACGTCAAAAATGTTCTTTGTTGGCGATGTTTCTCCAGCGGATAAGCGCCTATGTATGGTGACTCAAGAGGCACTGTATGTTGGTATGCGTAAGGTGAAACCTGGCGCAACTGTGGGTGATATCGGCACTGCGATTGAAAAATACATCAAAGAAAACAACAAGAAGAACCCACGTAATAAGTTCTCTATTGTTAAAGATTTCTGTGGTCACGGCATTGGTAACGAATTCCATGAAGAGCCGCAAATTGTTCACTACAAGAACAACGACCGCCGCGTTCTAAAAGAAGGCATGTGCTTTACCATTGAACCAATGATTAACGCAGGTAAATTCGGTGTGAGCGTAGATGCTGAAGATGACTGGACAGTCTACACAGGCGACGGTAAGAAATCGGCTCAGTATGAGCACACCATTCTCGTCACCAAGACAGGTTGTGAAGTGTTAACACTGCGTAGCGATGACACTATCCCTCGAATGATGAACAACGCTTAA
- the glnD gene encoding bifunctional uridylyltransferase/uridylyl-removing protein GlnD gives MPFQSPLTLEEQQISIGELKNQLENFANYQKQEFLAHHPVTNLVLGRAEYIDLLLNRLWDHFGFSNLPNISLVAVGGYGRGELHPLSDIDILVVSRKALPDSLKGKVSEFITLLWDLRLEVGHAVRSVEECAEIGKDDLTVATNLQEARLLCGCEDTFHQLRMVIHSESFWPSEVFYKAKVKEQRDRHARYHDTTYNLEPDIKSTPGGLRDIHTLSWVARRHFGATSLLEMSQYGFLTDAEYRELVECQDFLWRVRFALHIELKRYDNRLTFAHQAQVAESLGFAGEGNRGVEMMMKEFYRTLRRVAELNKMLLKLFDQAILENGVEAEPVVLSEDFQRRGHLIEARKPALFQARPETILDMFLHIANDSTIEGVAPPTMRQLRTARRRLNKFLHTIPEAREKFLDLCRHPNALHKAFSLMHKLGVLAAYLPQWSQIVGQMQFDLFHVYTVDEHSVRLLKHINTFSDPNNHGKHPICCEVYPRIQKKELLIIAAIFHDIGKGRGGDHSVIGEGEAYDFCIEHGLSKPEAKLVAWLVRHHLLMSVTAQRRDIYDPEVITEFAKKVRDEEYLEYLVCLTVADICATNPELWNSWKRTLLAELFYSTQRALRRGLENPVDVRERIRHNQHLASALLRKEGFNAREIEVLWQRFKADYFLRHTHKQIAWHCSHLLRHDDHSQPLILISKKATRGGTEVFVYSKDQHALFATVVAELDRRNFNVHDAQVMTSKDGYVLDTFMVLDQNGDVVDESRHKAVIKHLAHVLEDGRPTKIKTRRVPRNLQHFKVKTQVDFLPTKSKKRTLLEFVALDTPGLLATVGATFADSGVHLHAAKITTIGERAEDLFIITSESGGKLNEEQQQELRDKLIKNVAELAP, from the coding sequence ATGCCCTTTCAATCGCCGCTCACACTCGAAGAGCAACAAATTTCCATTGGTGAGTTAAAAAACCAACTCGAAAATTTTGCCAATTATCAGAAGCAAGAGTTTCTCGCTCATCACCCTGTGACCAATTTAGTGCTCGGTCGAGCCGAATATATTGATTTACTGCTCAACCGCCTGTGGGACCACTTTGGTTTTTCTAACCTGCCGAACATCAGTCTTGTTGCAGTTGGTGGCTATGGCCGAGGTGAGTTACACCCTCTTTCAGATATCGACATTCTTGTCGTCTCTCGTAAAGCACTTCCTGACTCCCTTAAAGGCAAGGTTAGTGAGTTCATCACCTTACTGTGGGATTTGCGATTAGAAGTTGGTCACGCCGTTCGTAGTGTTGAAGAGTGTGCCGAGATTGGTAAAGACGACTTAACCGTAGCGACTAACTTACAGGAAGCTCGCCTACTCTGTGGTTGCGAAGATACCTTCCACCAGCTGAGGATGGTTATTCACTCTGAGTCGTTTTGGCCAAGTGAGGTATTTTACAAAGCGAAGGTCAAAGAGCAGCGTGACCGTCACGCGCGATACCATGACACCACCTACAACCTTGAGCCTGATATCAAATCCACGCCGGGCGGCTTGAGAGATATCCATACGCTAAGCTGGGTTGCACGTCGCCATTTTGGGGCCACTTCATTACTTGAGATGAGCCAATACGGTTTTCTCACCGATGCAGAATATCGTGAGCTCGTTGAATGTCAGGACTTCTTGTGGCGAGTCCGTTTTGCACTGCATATTGAGCTTAAACGTTACGACAATCGCCTCACCTTCGCCCACCAAGCACAAGTGGCCGAAAGCTTAGGCTTTGCTGGTGAAGGAAACCGTGGCGTTGAGATGATGATGAAAGAGTTCTATCGCACGTTGCGCCGCGTGGCAGAGCTCAACAAAATGTTGCTAAAGCTATTTGACCAAGCGATCTTAGAAAATGGCGTCGAGGCTGAACCAGTCGTTCTCAGCGAAGATTTCCAACGCCGCGGCCACTTGATTGAAGCGCGTAAACCTGCCTTATTCCAAGCTCGCCCGGAAACAATTTTGGATATGTTCCTACATATTGCCAACGATTCCACCATAGAAGGGGTCGCCCCTCCGACTATGCGCCAGCTGCGTACTGCAAGGCGAAGACTGAATAAGTTCCTGCACACGATTCCTGAAGCGAGAGAGAAGTTTCTCGATTTATGTCGTCACCCTAATGCGCTGCATAAAGCCTTTAGCTTGATGCACAAACTAGGCGTACTAGCTGCTTACCTGCCTCAGTGGAGCCAAATCGTCGGTCAAATGCAGTTCGACCTATTCCATGTTTACACCGTTGATGAACACAGTGTTCGTCTACTCAAGCACATCAATACTTTTAGCGATCCGAACAACCATGGTAAGCACCCAATCTGTTGCGAAGTCTACCCGCGCATTCAGAAAAAAGAATTGCTGATTATCGCCGCTATTTTCCACGATATCGGCAAAGGTCGCGGCGGTGACCACTCGGTGATAGGTGAAGGCGAAGCCTACGATTTCTGTATCGAGCATGGGTTATCTAAACCAGAAGCTAAACTAGTCGCTTGGTTGGTTAGGCATCACTTGTTGATGTCAGTGACCGCTCAACGCCGTGATATCTACGATCCTGAGGTGATTACTGAGTTCGCCAAAAAAGTTCGCGATGAGGAATACTTAGAGTATCTGGTCTGTCTAACTGTTGCCGATATCTGCGCCACCAACCCTGAGCTGTGGAACAGTTGGAAGCGAACCTTGCTTGCTGAGCTCTTTTATTCAACCCAACGTGCGCTGCGCCGCGGCTTAGAAAACCCTGTTGATGTTAGAGAGCGGATTCGTCACAACCAGCACTTGGCGTCAGCGCTCTTACGCAAAGAAGGGTTTAACGCGCGCGAAATTGAAGTGCTGTGGCAAAGGTTTAAAGCAGACTATTTCTTGCGCCATACCCATAAGCAAATTGCTTGGCACTGTTCTCATTTACTGCGTCACGATGATCACTCACAACCTCTGATCTTAATTTCAAAGAAAGCGACCCGTGGCGGTACGGAAGTGTTTGTTTATAGCAAAGATCAGCATGCGCTGTTTGCTACAGTGGTTGCAGAGCTTGACCGAAGAAACTTTAACGTCCATGACGCGCAAGTTATGACTAGTAAAGATGGCTACGTTCTCGATACTTTCATGGTACTCGACCAAAATGGTGATGTGGTTGATGAAAGCCGACATAAAGCGGTTATCAAACACCTTGCTCATGTACTGGAAGATGGCCGACCTACAAAAATCAAGACGCGTCGTGTCCCTCGAAACCTACAGCACTTCAAGGTCAAAACTCAGGTCGACTTCTTACCGACTAAAAGTAAGAAACGTACCCTACTTGAGTTCGTTGCCTTAGATACACCAGGCTTACTGGCCACTGTGGGGGCGACTTTTGCCGACTCGGGCGTTCACCTGCATGCCGCGAAAATCACCACCATAGGCGAACGCGCAGAAGATTTATTCATCATTACTAGTGAGAGTGGCGGTAAATTGAATGAAGAGCAGCAACAAGAGCTTAGAGATAAGCTCATAAAAAACGTCGCAGAACTAGCACCTTAA
- the frr gene encoding ribosome recycling factor, with amino-acid sequence MINEIKQDAQERMDKSVEALKNNLSKVRTGRAHPSLLSGISVEYYGAPTPLNQVANVVAEDARTLAITVFDKELTPKVEKAIMMSDLGLNPMSAGTIIRVPLPPLTEERRKDLVKIVRGEAEGGRVAIRNIRRDANGELKALLKDKEISEDEDRKGQDEIQKITDAAVKQVDEVLAAKEKELMEV; translated from the coding sequence GTGATTAACGAAATCAAACAAGACGCTCAAGAGCGCATGGATAAGAGCGTTGAAGCGCTAAAAAACAACCTTTCTAAAGTTCGCACAGGCCGTGCACACCCAAGCCTACTTTCTGGCATTTCAGTCGAGTACTACGGTGCACCAACGCCTCTAAACCAGGTAGCAAACGTCGTTGCTGAAGATGCTCGTACGCTTGCAATCACAGTATTTGATAAAGAGCTAACGCCTAAAGTTGAAAAAGCGATCATGATGTCTGACCTAGGTCTAAACCCTATGTCTGCAGGTACTATCATTCGCGTTCCACTTCCACCGCTAACGGAAGAGCGTCGTAAAGACCTAGTTAAAATCGTTCGTGGCGAAGCTGAAGGTGGCCGTGTTGCTATCCGTAACATCCGTCGTGACGCTAACGGCGAACTAAAAGCGCTACTAAAAGACAAAGAAATTTCTGAAGACGAAGATCGTAAAGGTCAAGACGAAATCCAGAAAATCACTGACGCAGCTGTGAAACAAGTTGATGAAGTGTTAGCAGCAAAAGAAAAAGAGTTGATGGAAGTCTAA